The genomic stretch GTTGAGCGCATAATCGTAAATGGTTTTCTTGGGACCGGTGAGCATCCACCATACATCATGGTTCACCCCATTCTTGTCCGCATATTTTTTCAGCACCGGCACCGAATCCCTTTCGGGGTCCACGCTGAAGGAAAGGAACTGTACAAAAGTGGTATCAATGCGCTTGGTGACGTCTTTCAGTTTCAGGCCATCCTGCAGGCCCTTCATATTATGGGTAAGCGCCGGGCAGATAGAAGGACAGCGGGTGAAGAAGAAATCGGCCACTATGATCTTGCCACGCAGGGAATCGATGGATACAGCATTGCCCAGCTGGTTGGTGAGTGTAACATTGGGCAGCTGTCGCCACACGGTATCCGACACCAGTTTACCATCCACTACTTTTTCTGCTACGGAATCGTAATAATACCGGCGGGGCATATGTACTGCGTTCTGGCTCACGTTCTTTACAATGAAATAACTGGCCACGGGCAGCAGGATCGCAATGCACAACGCTAAAATGGCTTTCTGGCTCACGGACTTACTTTTAGATGCGCAAAGGTACCACAGGAATACGGGTTATGGGGAATTTGGGGCAATTTTGTTTAGGCAGTAGCCGCAGGTTTAACTATTCCGAAGGCGCACCATCAGATCAATGGCGCAAGCTGTGCCCCTTGTAAAGGCATAAAAAAAGGTTGTCCTTCCGGAACAACCTTTCAATTATTTTGCTGCTTGTGTTTTTAATGAACTGCACCGGGTTTCTCAGCTTCCTCATGACCATGGGCAGCCGGAGCTTGCTTGGCAGGCTCCGTGGTGTACTGCTTGTGATAAGGATCGTAGGTGTTGCGGAGGTTCTTGTAAGAATTGCCATCCCAGAGGAAAGCAATGATGAACCAGATGAACAGCAGGCAGGGCATAGCCACCGTCATGATCATATTCTTCAGCTCATGACGCAGGTGCATGAACTCAGCAATGATATAAAATGCTTTGGCCAGGGTGAAGATGATATACAGAACGTTGAACATCAGCTTCAGGGAAGGAAAATGCGGGGCAATGAACATACCAATGATCAGTTCCACGCAGGTGATCACCAGCAGGATCCAGAAGGTCCTCATGATGGCCTTCTTGTCAAAACCATGTTCCTCAGTATGTGCGGCAGTATGCGCTGTTTCGTTATGTGCCATAATTAGTTTATTGCTGTTGAGACGTTGATCAATGTTGTTTAGAACAGGTAGAAGCAGGTGAATACAAATACCCATACCAGGTCTACAAAGTGCCAGTACAGACCGGCCTTCTCAATCATCAGGTAATGACCTCTTCTGTCAAATACGCCTTTGGCGGTCATGATCAGCATGATAACATTGATAATGACGCCCGAAAAAACGTGGAAGCCATGGAAGCCGGTGATGGTAAAGAAGAAGTTGGTGAAATTGGTAGAAGCCACAGAACCGTCGTGGTTCAGGAAGGGATTGCTGCCCCACCAGGCGCCCTGGTGATACAGGTGATACCATTCCCATACCTGGCAACCCAGGAAGGCGGCGCCGCCAAGGATAGTCCAGATCAGCCATTTCATCACACCTTTACGATCATTGGCATGTCCGGCGCCTACAGCCAGTACCATGGTCACTGAGCTGGCGATGAGGATAAAGGTCATCACGCTCACAAATACCAGCGGCAGGTGTGTATGTCCTGCAAAAGGAAAGGACGAGAACACCTGGTTGGGGTCAGGCCAGCCATTGCTCGAAAAACGAACGGTGCCATATGAGATCAAAAACGCGCCGAAGGTGAAGGCATCACTCATCAGGAAATACCACATCATCACCTTTCCGTATTCTACGTTAAAGGGACTCTTTCCACCTCCCCACCATTTTTGATTCGCCGCTACTGCTTGTGCCATGTTTCAGTATTAAGATATTATATGAATGACGTTGTTATAATTTCAATAAAAAGAATATGAACAGGTAGATCCACAACAGGTCTACAAAATGCCAGTAAATGCTGGCCACTTCCACAGGGACCGGGTTATAGTTCCGGACCCTGGCGCTGAACGCCCTGAAGAAGATCACCAGCAAGGCGATAGCTCCACCCAGTACGTGCAGGATATGCAGCCCGAAGATGATGTACAGGAACTGTCCGGCTCCGGATCCGCCACTCAGGCTGATACCGCTGGCGGCCAGCTTGCTGAAGCCGATGATCTGCATCGCAATAAAAGCGATCCCCAGCACAGCCGTCACAATCAGTAGGCGGCGATACTGATGCATCTGCTTTTCCTTGAATGCTTTCAGGGATAGCTGCATGGTCAGGCTGCTAAGCAGCATTACACCTGTTGAATAATAAAAGAGCTGCGGCATTTCTATATTATACCATCCGGGCAGGCTGCCTTTCACAATATAAGCGCTGGTCAAACCTGCAAACATCATGATGATGCTGCCGATGGCGATCCACAAGGTGAACTTGTGGGGATGGATCTTTTGTCGCTGTGAACTAACCATTTCCATGGTATTAACTTGTTATGCCTTTATAAAATCGTTACAACTTATCTGCCAGTAATGCCAGGAGCACGATGGGCAGGTAAATATAACTGCTGAACATCACTCTTCTGGCGGCCTTTGTTTCCATTTCCCGGTACAGGCGGACACTTTGCCAGATCATAAACACATTGGCGCCCAGTACAATCCAGAGGCTGGTCATCCCACTCACCCCTGCCAGGTAAGGCAGCGCCCCGATGGGGATCAGGACCAGGGAGTAGATGATGGACTGGATGGCTGAAAAACGGCCCGGACCTTCCGTGGAGGGCATCAGTTTGAAACCGGCATAGCTGTAGTCCTTGTGTGCAATCCAGGCGATAGCCCAGAAATGCGGGAACTGCCAGAAGAACTGGATCGCAAATAAGGTCCAGCCACCCCAGCTCAGTGCATCCTGTCCGGCAGC from Candidatus Pseudobacter hemicellulosilyticus encodes the following:
- a CDS encoding SCO family protein, translating into MSQKAILALCIAILLPVASYFIVKNVSQNAVHMPRRYYYDSVAEKVVDGKLVSDTVWRQLPNVTLTNQLGNAVSIDSLRGKIIVADFFFTRCPSICPALTHNMKGLQDGLKLKDVTKRIDTTFVQFLSFSVDPERDSVPVLKKYADKNGVNHDVWWMLTGPKKTIYDYALNELKIGLQDGEGVDSNFIHTEKFILIDKKGVIRGYYNGLDNMSLSKLAEDLTLLMLEKDKNKPSPILAQLLSLWPAYLIALAALAIFVRIARKPKTAKPN
- a CDS encoding cytochrome C oxidase subunit IV family protein — its product is MAHNETAHTAAHTEEHGFDKKAIMRTFWILLVITCVELIIGMFIAPHFPSLKLMFNVLYIIFTLAKAFYIIAEFMHLRHELKNMIMTVAMPCLLFIWFIIAFLWDGNSYKNLRNTYDPYHKQYTTEPAKQAPAAHGHEEAEKPGAVH
- a CDS encoding cytochrome c oxidase subunit 3, which gives rise to MAQAVAANQKWWGGGKSPFNVEYGKVMMWYFLMSDAFTFGAFLISYGTVRFSSNGWPDPNQVFSSFPFAGHTHLPLVFVSVMTFILIASSVTMVLAVGAGHANDRKGVMKWLIWTILGGAAFLGCQVWEWYHLYHQGAWWGSNPFLNHDGSVASTNFTNFFFTITGFHGFHVFSGVIINVIMLIMTAKGVFDRRGHYLMIEKAGLYWHFVDLVWVFVFTCFYLF
- a CDS encoding cytochrome c oxidase subunit 3, with amino-acid sequence MVSSQRQKIHPHKFTLWIAIGSIIMMFAGLTSAYIVKGSLPGWYNIEMPQLFYYSTGVMLLSSLTMQLSLKAFKEKQMHQYRRLLIVTAVLGIAFIAMQIIGFSKLAASGISLSGGSGAGQFLYIIFGLHILHVLGGAIALLVIFFRAFSARVRNYNPVPVEVASIYWHFVDLLWIYLFIFFLLKL